The genomic DNA AGATGACTTCCCGCTTTCGTCACGTCGCGCTGATCGGCAAATACCAGGCTTCAGGCGCCCGGGCGCAGGCCGATGCCCGCGACGGCGTGATGGAAGATATCGGCGCCTTCCTGGAATCGCAAGGGTGCGAGGTGTTCGTCGAAAAATCGGCGGCCGAGGAGGCCGATGCACACGCCAGCGTCGGCGGCCGCTACCAGCCGCTGAGCGTCGAGGAAATCGGCCAGCGCTGCGATCTGGGCCTGGTGGTGGGAGGCGACGGAACCATGCTGGGCATCGGCCGGCAGCTTGCCTGCTACGGGATCCCGCTGATCGGCATCAACCGCGGCCGGCTCGGGTTCATCACCGACATTCCGCTGGACAACTACCAGGCCACGCTGATTCCGATGCTGGCCGGCGAATACGAGGAAGACCACCGCAGCCTCATGCATGCGCAGGTGATGCGCGACGGTGCCTCGGTGTTCGATGCGCTGGCCATGAACGACGTGGTGGTCAACCGCGGCGCCACCTCGGGCATGGTCGAGCTGCGCGTTTCGGTGGGCCGGCATTTCGTGGCCAACCAGCGCGCCGACGGCCTGATCATCGCGTCGCCCACGGGTTCGACGGCCTATGCGCTCTCGGCCGGCGGGCCGCTGCTGCATCCGGCGGTGCCGGGCTGGGTGCTGGTGCCCATTGCGCCGCACACGCTGTCGAACCGCCCGGTGCTGCTGCCCGACGCCGACGAGATCGTGATCGAACTGGTGGCGGGGCGCGACGCCAGCGCCAATTTCGACATGCAGTCCTTGGCATCGCTCGCGATCGGCGATCGCGTGGTGGTGCGCCGATCCGACTTCCGCGTGCGCTTCCTGCACCCACGCGGGTGGAGCTATTTCGACACGCTGCGCAAGAAACTTCACTGGAACGAAGGGGGCTCCTGACATGGCGCTGCGACGCATCGCATTGCGCGACTTCGTGATCGTGCGATCACTCGAACTCGACCTGTCGGCAGGTTTCACGGTATTGACCGGCGAGACCGGCGCGGGCAAGTCGATATTGATCGATGCGCTCCAGCTGGCGCTCGGCAACCGGGCCGACGCGAGCGCGGTGCGCGAAGGCGCCGAACGGCTCGACGTCAGCGCCGAATTCGACGCCGACCCGGCGCTTGCGGCCTGGCTCGATGAGGGCGGATTCGAAACCGGCGACGCCCTGCTGCTGCGCCGCACCGTCGACCTGCAGGGCCGCAGCCGCGGCTGGATCAACGGCAGCCCGGCCACCGCCACCCAGTTGCGCGAGCTCGGCGACCGTTTGCTCGACATCCACGGCCAGCATGCATGGCAAAGCCTGACGCGCCCCGAGGCCGTGCGCGGCCTGCTCGACGCCTATGCCGGCGTGCGCACCGATGCGCTGGACGCGGCCTGGCAGAGCTGGCGCCAGGCGCTTTCCGCGCTCGACCATGCGCGCTCGGCACAGGACTCCCTGCTGCGCGAACGCGAGCGGCTGCAATGGCAGATCGCCGAAGTCATGAAGCTGGCACCGGCCGAGGGCGAGTGGGAAGAGCTTTCGACCCAGCACGCGCGCGTCTCCAATGCGCAGGCGCTGATCGACGCGGCGCAGGGCGCGAGCCAGGCGCTCGAAGACGATGACAACGGCGCCCTCGCCGCGCTGTCGCGCGCCGTCACGCTGCTGCAGAACTGCGAGCACATCGAGCCCGAATTCCGCGCCCTCGGCGAGGTGCTGGCCTCCAGCGTCGCCCAGGCTTCCGATGCCGCCCACACGCTGCACAGCTACCTGCGCGACGCTGAGGCCGATCCCAAGCAGCTGGCCGAGCTCGACGAGCGCATGGGGCTGTGGATGTCGCTCGCGCGCCGCTATAAACGCACGCCGGACGACCTGCCGGCGCTGCTGGCCGGCTGGCAGGCCGAGTTGCAGGCGCTCGACGCGCAGAGCGATCTCGCAGGCCTGGAGCGCGCCGAGCAAGCTGCGCAGCAGGCCTACATGAAGGAAGCCAAGGCGCTCGCCAAGGCGCGCAAGCTGGCCGCCCCGCGGCTGTCCGACGCGGTCACGCAGGCGATGCAGGGGCTTGGCATGCAGGGCGGGCGCTTCGAGGTCGAGCTGCAGCCGCTGGCGCAGCCGGGCCGCGCGGGTCTCGAAGACGTTGCCTTTCTCGTGAGCGGCCATCCCGGGAGCACGCCGCGCCCCATCGGCAAGGTGGCTTCGGGCGGCGAACTCTCGCGCATCGCCCTGGCCATCGCGGTCACGACCAGCCAGCTCGGCGCCGCGCAGACGCTGATCTTCGACGAGGTCGATGCCGGCGTCGGCGGGGCCGTGGCCGAGACCGTGGGCCGCCTCATGAAGCAGCTCGGGCGCGATCGCCAGGTGCTGGCGGTCACCCATCTGCCGCAGGTCGCCGCCTGCGCCGACCACCACCTGGTGGTGGCCAAGCGCCAGACCACGGCCATCGGCCAGGACGGCCCGCGCACCGAAAGCGGCGTCTCGCGGCTCGACGACGACACCCGCGCCCGTGAAATCGCCCGCATGCTCGGCGGCGAGAAGCTTTCCCAGACCTCGCTGGCGCATGCCCGTGAAATGCTGGGCCACAAGACTTCGGCGGCGCTGTGATGGACCTCGACCTCGTGCTCATCACCGGCATGTCGGGCTCGGGCAAGTCGGTGGCGCTGCATGCGCTGGAAGACGCCGGCTACTACTGCGTCGACAACCTGCCGCCCGAACTGCTGACGGCCTTCATCGCGCTGCAGCACGAACAGCAGGCCACGCGCGTGGCCATTGCGATGGACGTGCGCAGCGGCGTGTCGCTGCCGATCGTCCCGCAGCAGCTCGAGGCCTTGCGGCAGGACGGCGTGTCGCTGCGCTCGCTTTTTCTCGACGCGACCACCGACGCACTGCTGCGGCGCTATTCGGAAACCCGCCGGCGCCATCCGCTGTCGCGCCAGGAGGGCCGCAACGACGTGCCCGAACAGGAGCGCGTGCTGGTGCAGGCCATCGAACTCGAGCGCGAGCTGCTGGCCGACCTGCGCGACGGCGCCGACGTGATCGACACCAGCCTCATCCGGCCGGCCCAGCTGCAGAGCTACATCAAGGCACTGATCTCGGCGCCGCAGAGCAGCGCATTGACGCTGGTGTTCGAATCCTTCGCCTTCAAGCGCGGCGTGCCGCTGGATGCCGACTACGTGTTCGACGTGCGCATGCTGCCCAATCCGCACTACGTGCCCGCGCTGCGGCCGCTCACGGGGCGCGATGCGCCGGTGGTCGAATGGCTGCGCGAGCACGACGACGTCGCGCGCATGTACGACGACATCGAGCAGTTCCTCTCGCGCTGGCTCGATGCGCTGGCGCGGGACCATCGCAGCTACGTGACCGTGGCCATCGGCTGCACGGGCGGCCAGCACCGCTCGGTGTTCCTGGTCGAGCAGCTCGCGCGGGCCTTCGGAGCCCGCTGGGTCGCCCTCAAGCGGCACCGCGAACTCGACGCGGGCTGAGCCCGTGTCCGCCGGCTAGTCCGCGCTGCTCTCGAGCAGCTTGCGCATCGGCGCCGGCAGCCCCAGCCGGCCCCACTCCTGGGCATCCACCCAGCGTGCGGCATCGCCTTGCGGCTGGCTGTCCTGAAGCAGGACCGGGTGCAGGTGCAGGTCCTTGTGGGTCAGCACATGCACGAAAGGGGGCAGGTCCCGGGCGCCCGCCAGCGCCGCCGGCGGCAGCGCGGCCAACAGCGCTTCGCGGCTCTCGAACACGGGCGGGCAGTAGAGCCCGGCCCAGATGCCCTTGGCCGGCCGCTTCTCCAGCCAGACCCGGCCTTGCGCATCGCGCGCGAGCAGCGCCCAGAGCGACTGGGCGCTGCGCTTGAGCTTGCGCGTCTTGACCGGGTAGCGCTCCGGCTGGCCTTCGCGCAGCCCCACGCATGTCTTGTTCAGCGGACAGATCATGCAGCTTGGCTTGCGCGGCAGGCAGACCGTGGCGCCCAGGTCCATCACGCCCTGCGTGTAACTCGCGATCGCTTCCTTCTGTTCGGCCGGCGGCAGCAGCCGGGTGGCCCGGTCCCACAGTGCGCGTTCCTGCGCCGACGAAGACATGTCGCCGCCGAAGCCGAGCACGCGCGTCAGCACGCGCTTGACGTTGCCGTCGAGAATCGCGACCCGCTCGCCGAAGCAGAAGGCCGCGATCGCCGCGGAAGTGGAGCGGCCGATGCCGGGCAGGGTCTCGAGCTCGGCGGCCGTGCGCGGAAATTCGCCGCCGAAGCGCGCCACCACCTCCTGCGCACAGCGGTGCATGTTGCGGGCACGGCTGTAGTAGCCCAGGCCGCTCCAGAGCCCGAAGACCTCGTCCTCGGTGCCGTCGGCCAGCGCCCGCACGGTCGGAAAGCGTTCGAGAAAGCGCGCGAAGTACCCGAGCACGGTCGAGACCTGGGTCTGCTGGAGCATGATCTCCGACAGCCACACGCGGTAGGGATCCCGCGTGTTCTGCCAAGGCAGCGCGCTGCGCCCGTGGCTGCGCTGCCAGGCCACGACGCGCTCGGCAAAATCGGCCGGCGCCTGGGGCTGCACGGCCGCAGCCGGCACCGGACGATCAGGCCGCCGCACGCAGCTCGCCGACGGCGGCAGCGGCTGCCGGCCTTCCCTGTTGCGCAATGGCCGAGGTGAATTCATGGAGCCGAAGCTGCAGCTCGGCCAGGCTGCTTTCTTGCTGGGCCAGCTCGAGCAGTCGTTCATCGAGGTTGCCAGCCGCATTCTGGATGCGCTCGATCGCCTCGATGCGCTTGCTGAAATTGCGGCGGCGCTCCTTCAGCTGCGCATCGATCTGGGCGCTGGCGCCCTTGCTCCAGCGCTCGACCTCGGTCATGGCCGCTTCGTTGACCAGCCGCAGCCGGCTTGCGAGCGCCCGCACCAGCTTGTCGCAGAAGTCCGCCTGCGCGAGCTTCAGCAGATTACCCACGCCCAGGTAGTGGATGTGGCTGCGCTCGATCTGGCTGAGCTCCTGCTCGAAGCTCGTCAGGTCGGGCTCGGCGGGCGCCTGCAGGGTAAAGCCCTGCTCCGCGTTGAGCTGGCGGAACGTGGCGTGCAGCATCGACTGGATCTCGGCCGTCGTCGCCTGCACTTCGCGCAGGTTGTTGCGCAGCGAGTCGAAGGTCTCGCCGTACACCTTGCGCACGTTGAACTTGACGCCCGGGCGCTTGAGCGCAGCCGAAAGCCGCACCATGTCTTCCTTCAGCGCAGTGCGGCCGAGCACGGCGTACACCTCGCGCAGCAGCTTGCCCTGCACGGAACGCAGCGCAAGGATGCGCGTGTTGCTGCCCTCGAACTCGGTCTGTTCCTGGTCGATGCGCGCGCGCATGTGCCGGATGACCGACACGTTCTTGCCGCGCAATCCCTGCAGCTCGAGCGCCTGCTCCGACAGGTCGCGCTGGCGCACTTTCAGGATGCGCTCGGCCTCGGTCCGCAATGCCACCATGCCGGCATCCACCGCGAGCCGCAGCATGGTTTCGCGCTTGCCGAGCACGCCTTCCGCGAGCAGCGTCTCGAAGGCCGGCAACCGGCTCGCGTCGAGCAGCCGCGCATCGCGCTGGATCTTTGCCTGCAGGCCCTTCTGCGCCGACACCGGCAGCACCTGCACCAGCGGCACCTCGAGGAACTTGGCCGCGACCTCGCGCTGGCGTTCGATCTGCAGTTCGATCTGCGCGGGCGTGCTCAGCGAGTCCCACATCGTGTCGATCTTGTTGAGCACCACGAAGCGCGTGTCGCTGCCTTCGCTTTCGGTGACCAGGTGCTCGCGCCAGATCGACAGGTCGGAGCGCGTGACGCCGGTTTCGGCGCCCAGGATGAAGACCACGGCATGCGCCTGCGGGATCAGGCTCACCGTGAGTTCGGGCTCGGCGCCGATGGCGTTCAGGCCCGGGGTGTCGAGAATCACCAGCCCCTGCTCCAGCAGCGGATGCGGCATGTTCAGGATGGCATGGCGCCAGCGCGGAATCTCGACCCGGCCCTCGGCGTCCTGCACGGGGTTGTCGTCCGGCGTCTCCTCGTTCCAGAAGCCCAGCGCGTGCGCCTCGTCCTTGCTGACCCAGCGCACCTCGGCCACCTTGCTCATGGCCTGGGCCAGCTGGTCGGCATTGGCCACGTCGATCGCGATTTCGGTCCAGCGCGCGGCCTTTTCGCGCCAGTGCGTAAGCGAATGGGGCTCCAGGCGGGTCTCGATCGGCAGCAGCCGCAGCTTGGGCGACAGCGCGGCGTCGTAGCCCAGCTCGGTCGGGCACATCGTGGTGCGCCCGGCGCTGGCCGGCATGATGCGGCGACCGTAGGCCGCGAAGAAGATCGCGTTGATGAGTTCCGACTTGCCGCGCGAGAACTCCGCCACGAAGGCCACCATGACCTTGCTGGTGCGGATCTGCAGCTCGAGGCCGCGCAGGCGCTCGGCCACCGCCTGGTCGAGCAGCTCGTTCTCGGTCAGCCAGCGGGACAGCCACTGCAGGCGGTGCGCGAAATTGCTTCGCCAGGCACCGTGCTGATCGAGTTGTTGATTGAAAGAGCGGCTCAAGGGAAATATGTAAGAAAGAACTTACAAATATAGCATTGCAAACTGGGAAGCAGGCGATTGCAGGATATGCCAACCTGGCGGCTAAGACACTATTTTTGACAATTCGGACAATAGTAAGTGGAACGCTGCCCCTGGCGCAGCAGCCGGATCGGCGTTGCGCAGACCCGACAGGGCTCGCCGGCCCGCCCGTAGACGGTGGCCTCGAGCTGGAAATAGCCGTTCTGCCCGTCCACATTGGAAAAGTCGCGCAGCGTGCTGCCGCCCTTCTCGACCGCCCTGGCCAGGATTTCGCGCACGGCCGCATGGAGCCGGGCCGCCCTCGGCCGGCTGATGCGCGCAGCCGAAAGCGTGGGCCGGATGCCGGCCTGGAACAAGGCCTCTGACGCGTAGATGTTTCCAACGCCCACCACCACGTCGCCCGCGAGCAGCACCTGTTTCACCGCGGCCTTGCGCTTGCGAAGGCCTGCGTGGAACGCGTCCAGGTCGAAAGCGTCGCCCAGCGGCTCCATGCCGAGGCCGCCGAGCAGCTTGATGGCCCATGGCGCGGCCTCGTCTTCCACGTAGACCACGGCGCCGAAGCGGCGCGGATCGTTCAGCCGCAGCGTGCCGAGCTCGGTCACCAGATCGAAGTGATCGTGAACGCCCGGCGGAGGCAGCGCCGCATCGAAGCGCAGGCTGCCCGACATGCCCAGGTGCAGCAGCAGCAGGCCGCGGTCCAGGTCGATCAGCAGGTACTTTCCGCGCCGGCGCACCTGCAGCACGCGGCGCCCGACCAGCGCCTCGGGCACCACCATCAGCGCCCAGCGCAAGGGCTTGCCGATGCGGACCGCAGCTATGCGTGCACCGGCGATGCGTTCGGCAAAACCGCGCCGCGTCACTTCGACTTCAGGAAGCTCAGGCATGAAATAAAAACTCCGGGCTGCGACGAAGCCCCACGCGGTGCTCGCTCAAAAGCTTGGATTATTATGGTTCGATGATTCCATCGCTCCGCCGACACCGCCTTGCGGCGGCCGCGTCTTTCGTCGTGTTGCTGGCTTGTGCCGCCCAGGCACAAAGCTCCGATCCCGCCGCGCCCAAGGGCCCGGCCCCCGCCATCGAACGGCCGGCACCATCCCGCCCCGGGACCAGGCCGGCGCCGGCCGCAGCCGCAGCCGCCGCGAAGCCGGCCGGCGACCCCGAGGCCCAGCCCTCCGCACTGACGGCCGAGCTGTTCTACGAAATCCTGATGGGCGAGATGACTGCGCGCTCCGGCGATCCCGGATCGGGCTATGCGCTGGTGCTCGACGCGGCCCGGCGGCTGCGCGACGGCAAGCTGTTCCAGCGCGCGGTCGAGATCGCGCTGCAGTCGCGCTCCGGCGACGCGGCGCTCGCGGCCGCTCGTGCCTGGCAGGAGACGCTGCCCAACTCGCGCGATGCACGGCGCATCGAGCTGCAGATACTGATCGCGCTCAACCGCATCGGCGAAACGGTGGAGCCGCTGCGGGCCGAGATCGCCGCCACGCCGCAGATCGAGAAGCCGATGCTGATGGCGGTGATCGCGCGCAACTACTCGCGCGCCTCCGACAAGAAGCAGGCCGCCTCGGTGGTCGAGCAGGCGCTGTCCGACGAACTCAAGAGCCCGGCCACCGGCGCGCTGGCTTGGGCCACCATCGGCCGCATGCGTCTGAATGCCGGCGACACCTCCGGCGCCCTGGACGCCGCGTTCAAGGGCCAGCAGATGGACCCCGCCTCCGATGCACCGGCCGCGCTCGCGCTCGAGATGATCGACCCCGGCCAGCCGCTCGCGGAGCCGATCGTCACGCGCTACCTGGCCAACAACCCCAAGGCGCCACCCGACCTGCGCATCGCCTACGCGCGCGTGCTGGTCGAGAACCGGCGCTATGCGGATTCCACCGCGCAGCTGCAGGCGCTCACCGCGGCGCGGCCCGAACTGGCCGAGCCCTGGCTGCTGCTCGGCAGCCTGCAGGCGCAGGCCCGGCAGGACGCGGCGGCCGAAACGTCGCTCAAGCGCTACATCGAGCTGGCGGCCAACCAGAAAGACCCGGACGACCGCCAGCGCGGCACCACGCAGGCCTACCTCGTCCTCTCGCAGCTGGCGGAGCGCCGCAAGGACTTCACGGCCGCGGAGCGCTGGCTCGCACGCGTCGACAGCACCGACGACCTCGTGGTCGCGCAGACGCGCCGCGCGGGCCTGCTGGCGCGCCAGGGCAAGCTGCCGCAGGCGCGCGAACTCGTGCGCGGCCTGCCCGAGCGCACGCCCGAAGACAAGAAGCAGAAATTCCTCGCCGAAGTACAGCTGCTGCGCGATGCCAAGCAGTACCAGGCGGCCTACGACATGCTGGCGCAGGCTTCCGCCGCTGCCCCGAACGACAGCGACCTCGTCTACGACCAGGCCATGGTGGCCGAAAAGCTCAACCGCCTCGACGAGATGGAGCGGCTGCTGCGCAAGCTGATCGAGCTCAAGCCCGAGAACCAGAACGCCTACAACGCGCTCGGCTACTCCTTTGCCGATCGCAAGATCCGCCTCGACGAGGCCCGCACGCTGATCCAGAAGGCCGTGCAGCTGGCGCCTGAAGACCCGTTCATCGCGGACAGCCTGGGCTGGGTGGAATTCCGGCTGGGCAACACGACCGAGGCCATTCGCATCCTCGAGACAGCCTACAAGACCCGGCCCGACCCGGAAATCGGCGCGCATTTCGGCGAGGTGCTCTGGGCCACCGGCCAGAAGGACCGTGCGGTCACGATCTGGAAGGAAGCCCTGCTGAGCGATGCCGAGAACGAGACCCTGCAGGAAACGCTCAAGCGCCTGCGGGTCAAGCCGTGAGCGTGCCCGCCCCCCGCCTTGCCGACGGGGGCCGCCGCGCCCTCCTGCTCGCGGGCGGGGCCGCGCTGCTCTCGATCGCCGGCTGCGCCCAGCTGGCGGGCGGCTCCTCCGCACCCCGAAGCGCGGACAGCTGGAGCGGCCGCATGTCGCTGCGCATCGACAGCCAGCCGGTACAGACCTTCTCGGCATTGTTCGAATTGCGCGGCTCCCCCGAGGCGGGCGAGCTCTCGCTCACGAGCCCGATCGGCAGCACCCTGGCCCAGCTGCACTGGTCGCCCGGCGAAGCCCTGCTCAAGAATGGCAGCGAGATCCGGCGCTTCGACTCGGTCGATGCACTGATCGAGGCCGCCACCGGCGCGGCCATACCGGTCGGTGCGCTGTTCGGCTGGCTCGCGGGCCGCGACGAGCGCGTGCCCGGCTGGCGCCCCGACCTCGCGCAGGTTGCGAACGGCCGCCTGCAGGCCACCCGCGAGTCCCCCGGCCCCACGGCGGACCTGCGCATCGTCTTCGAGCGGTCATGAAGGCGATCTACGACCTTCCCGCACCGGCCAAGCTCAACCTCTTCCTGCACATCACCGGCCGGCGCGAAGACGGCTACCACCTGCTGCAGTCGGTCTTCATGCTGATCGACTGGTGCGACACGCTCCACGTCGAACTCCGCAGCGACGGCCAGCTCAGCCGTGAAGACCTCACGACCGAACTGCCGCCCGACGACCTCGTGCTGCGCGCGGCGCGGGCGCTGCAGGCGCATGCGGCGCCCGGCCAGGGCGCCCACATCGGCGTTGCCAAGCAGGTGCCGGCGCAGGCCGGCATGGGTGGCGGCTCCTCGGACGCCGCCACCTGCCTCTTGGCGCTGAACCGCCTGTGGGGGCTGAACCTGCCGCTCTCGCGCCTGGCCGAGATCGGCGTGAAACTCGGTGCCGACGTGCCCTTCTTCCTGGGCGGGCGCAATGCCTGGGTCGAGGGAATCGGCGAGAAAATCAGGCCCGTGGACATCCCTTCCGCACGGTTCGTGGTGGCCAAGCCACCCCAGGGACTCGACACAAAGCTAATTTTTTCTGCGCCCGACCTTCAACGTGCCACTCCTGTTGCTATAATCTCGGGCTTTGCTGCAGATAGCGAACAGCTTGAAGCCCCAAACCCCGAAAGCAGCGCTTTCAAGGTTTTCGACTTCGGCCACAACGACCTGCAGCCGGTTGCCCAGCGGCTTTGCCCCGCGGTCACCGACGCCATCGAATGGCTCGGCGCCCAAGGATTGAAAGCCCGGATGACCGGCTCGGGAAGTTCGGTTTTCGCGAAAATGCCGCAAGCGCCGCAGGAAGCGGAACTGGCAAAAGCCCCACCGGGCTGGCAGGTTCGCCAATGCAGCAACCTGGCCGTTCATCCACTTTGGGGATGGGCGACCTGAAGATAGTCGGACTCTCATGGGTCCGATGCGACATATCGGTTTGTGGCGAAAGCCATCGACCCGTGTAGGGGAGTCGCCAAGCTGGTTAAGGCACTGGATTTTGATTCCAGCATGCAAAGGTTCGAATCCTTTCTCCCCTGCCAAACTCTTCAAACTGCGGCCCACCGGCCGCAGTGCTTCTTTTGCAGCATGCCCGCTGCAATAATCGGTGGCCCTCGGGCTGCCACGACTCGAACTCTTTGGCGGCTTCCTAAAAGCCAATTCGCACTGCCGGGACGCGCTCATGCAGGCTAATCACCCTGATTTCATGGTTTTCACCGGCAACGCCAATCCTGGCCTCGCCGCAGAAATCGCGCAGAACCTCGGTACCTCGCTGGGTGCCGCGCGCGTTGGACGCTTCTCCGACGGCGAAGTCACCGTCGAGATCAACCAGAACGTCCGGGCGCGCGACGTGTTCGTGGTGCAGTCGACCTGCGCTCCGACCAACGAGAACCTGATGGAACTGCTGATCATGGTCGACGCGCTCAAGCGCGCCTCGGCCGAGCGGATCAGCGCGGTGATTCCCTACTACGGCTATGCCCGCCAGGACCGCCGCCCGCGTTCGAGCCGCGTGCCGATCTCGGCCAAGGTGGTGGCCAACCTGCTCGAAACCGTGGGCGTCGAGCGCGTGCTCACGATGGACCTGCACGCCGACCAGATCCAGGGCTTCTTCGACATTCCGGTCGACAACATCTATGCCTCGCCGGTGCTGCTGGGCGACCTGCGCCAGAAGAACTACGAAGACCTGATCGTGGTCTCGCCCGACGTCGGCGGCGTGGTGCGCGCCCGCGCGCTGGCCAAGCAACTGAACTGCGACCTCGCCATCATCGACAAGCGCCGTCCCAAGGCCAACGTGAGCGAGGTCATGAATGTGATCGGCGAAATCGACGGCCGCAACTGCGTGATCATGGACGACATGATCGACACCGCCGGCACGCTCGTGAAGGCGGCCGAAGTGCTCAAGGAGCGCGGTGCGAAAAGCGTCTACGCCTATTGCACGCACCCGATCTTCTCGGGCCCGGCCATCGAGCGCATCACCCACTCCGCGCTCGACGAAGTGGTCGTGACCAACACCATTCCCCTCTCCGACAGCGCCCTGGCGTGCGGAAAGGTCCGCCAGCTCTCAGTGGCACCGCTGATCGCCGAGACGATCCAGCGCATTGCCAAGGGCGAGTCGGTCATGAGTTTGTTCTCGGACCAGGACAACCTGTTCTGATCCAGGCAAAAAGCGGGCGCCACCTTCCTTTTTTCGGAATGGCGCCCTTGTTGAACCGGAGTCGCACTGGTCGCGGTGGACTCCTACAGGAGTAGTTATGAAATTCGTCGCTTTTGAGCGCGCCAAGCAGGGCACGGGTGCGAGCCGCCGTCTCCGCATCTCGGGCAAGACGCCCGGTATCGT from Variovorax sp. V93 includes the following:
- the rapZ gene encoding RNase adapter RapZ, which translates into the protein MDLDLVLITGMSGSGKSVALHALEDAGYYCVDNLPPELLTAFIALQHEQQATRVAIAMDVRSGVSLPIVPQQLEALRQDGVSLRSLFLDATTDALLRRYSETRRRHPLSRQEGRNDVPEQERVLVQAIELERELLADLRDGADVIDTSLIRPAQLQSYIKALISAPQSSALTLVFESFAFKRGVPLDADYVFDVRMLPNPHYVPALRPLTGRDAPVVEWLREHDDVARMYDDIEQFLSRWLDALARDHRSYVTVAIGCTGGQHRSVFLVEQLARAFGARWVALKRHRELDAG
- a CDS encoding tetratricopeptide repeat protein, whose translation is MIPSLRRHRLAAAASFVVLLACAAQAQSSDPAAPKGPAPAIERPAPSRPGTRPAPAAAAAAAKPAGDPEAQPSALTAELFYEILMGEMTARSGDPGSGYALVLDAARRLRDGKLFQRAVEIALQSRSGDAALAAARAWQETLPNSRDARRIELQILIALNRIGETVEPLRAEIAATPQIEKPMLMAVIARNYSRASDKKQAASVVEQALSDELKSPATGALAWATIGRMRLNAGDTSGALDAAFKGQQMDPASDAPAALALEMIDPGQPLAEPIVTRYLANNPKAPPDLRIAYARVLVENRRYADSTAQLQALTAARPELAEPWLLLGSLQAQARQDAAAETSLKRYIELAANQKDPDDRQRGTTQAYLVLSQLAERRKDFTAAERWLARVDSTDDLVVAQTRRAGLLARQGKLPQARELVRGLPERTPEDKKQKFLAEVQLLRDAKQYQAAYDMLAQASAAAPNDSDLVYDQAMVAEKLNRLDEMERLLRKLIELKPENQNAYNALGYSFADRKIRLDEARTLIQKAVQLAPEDPFIADSLGWVEFRLGNTTEAIRILETAYKTRPDPEIGAHFGEVLWATGQKDRAVTIWKEALLSDAENETLQETLKRLRVKP
- a CDS encoding dynamin family protein, whose protein sequence is MSRSFNQQLDQHGAWRSNFAHRLQWLSRWLTENELLDQAVAERLRGLELQIRTSKVMVAFVAEFSRGKSELINAIFFAAYGRRIMPASAGRTTMCPTELGYDAALSPKLRLLPIETRLEPHSLTHWREKAARWTEIAIDVANADQLAQAMSKVAEVRWVSKDEAHALGFWNEETPDDNPVQDAEGRVEIPRWRHAILNMPHPLLEQGLVILDTPGLNAIGAEPELTVSLIPQAHAVVFILGAETGVTRSDLSIWREHLVTESEGSDTRFVVLNKIDTMWDSLSTPAQIELQIERQREVAAKFLEVPLVQVLPVSAQKGLQAKIQRDARLLDASRLPAFETLLAEGVLGKRETMLRLAVDAGMVALRTEAERILKVRQRDLSEQALELQGLRGKNVSVIRHMRARIDQEQTEFEGSNTRILALRSVQGKLLREVYAVLGRTALKEDMVRLSAALKRPGVKFNVRKVYGETFDSLRNNLREVQATTAEIQSMLHATFRQLNAEQGFTLQAPAEPDLTSFEQELSQIERSHIHYLGVGNLLKLAQADFCDKLVRALASRLRLVNEAAMTEVERWSKGASAQIDAQLKERRRNFSKRIEAIERIQNAAGNLDERLLELAQQESSLAELQLRLHEFTSAIAQQGRPAAAAAVGELRAAA
- a CDS encoding NAD kinase, whose protein sequence is MTSRFRHVALIGKYQASGARAQADARDGVMEDIGAFLESQGCEVFVEKSAAEEADAHASVGGRYQPLSVEEIGQRCDLGLVVGGDGTMLGIGRQLACYGIPLIGINRGRLGFITDIPLDNYQATLIPMLAGEYEEDHRSLMHAQVMRDGASVFDALAMNDVVVNRGATSGMVELRVSVGRHFVANQRADGLIIASPTGSTAYALSAGGPLLHPAVPGWVLVPIAPHTLSNRPVLLPDADEIVIELVAGRDASANFDMQSLASLAIGDRVVVRRSDFRVRFLHPRGWSYFDTLRKKLHWNEGGS
- a CDS encoding lipoprotein insertase outer membrane protein LolB, which encodes MSVPAPRLADGGRRALLLAGGAALLSIAGCAQLAGGSSAPRSADSWSGRMSLRIDSQPVQTFSALFELRGSPEAGELSLTSPIGSTLAQLHWSPGEALLKNGSEIRRFDSVDALIEAATGAAIPVGALFGWLAGRDERVPGWRPDLAQVANGRLQATRESPGPTADLRIVFERS
- the mutY gene encoding A/G-specific adenine glycosylase encodes the protein MPAAAVQPQAPADFAERVVAWQRSHGRSALPWQNTRDPYRVWLSEIMLQQTQVSTVLGYFARFLERFPTVRALADGTEDEVFGLWSGLGYYSRARNMHRCAQEVVARFGGEFPRTAAELETLPGIGRSTSAAIAAFCFGERVAILDGNVKRVLTRVLGFGGDMSSSAQERALWDRATRLLPPAEQKEAIASYTQGVMDLGATVCLPRKPSCMICPLNKTCVGLREGQPERYPVKTRKLKRSAQSLWALLARDAQGRVWLEKRPAKGIWAGLYCPPVFESREALLAALPPAALAGARDLPPFVHVLTHKDLHLHPVLLQDSQPQGDAARWVDAQEWGRLGLPAPMRKLLESSAD
- the recN gene encoding DNA repair protein RecN; protein product: MALRRIALRDFVIVRSLELDLSAGFTVLTGETGAGKSILIDALQLALGNRADASAVREGAERLDVSAEFDADPALAAWLDEGGFETGDALLLRRTVDLQGRSRGWINGSPATATQLRELGDRLLDIHGQHAWQSLTRPEAVRGLLDAYAGVRTDALDAAWQSWRQALSALDHARSAQDSLLRERERLQWQIAEVMKLAPAEGEWEELSTQHARVSNAQALIDAAQGASQALEDDDNGALAALSRAVTLLQNCEHIEPEFRALGEVLASSVAQASDAAHTLHSYLRDAEADPKQLAELDERMGLWMSLARRYKRTPDDLPALLAGWQAELQALDAQSDLAGLERAEQAAQQAYMKEAKALAKARKLAAPRLSDAVTQAMQGLGMQGGRFEVELQPLAQPGRAGLEDVAFLVSGHPGSTPRPIGKVASGGELSRIALAIAVTTSQLGAAQTLIFDEVDAGVGGAVAETVGRLMKQLGRDRQVLAVTHLPQVAACADHHLVVAKRQTTAIGQDGPRTESGVSRLDDDTRAREIARMLGGEKLSQTSLAHAREMLGHKTSAAL
- the mutM gene encoding bifunctional DNA-formamidopyrimidine glycosylase/DNA-(apurinic or apyrimidinic site) lyase; translated protein: MPELPEVEVTRRGFAERIAGARIAAVRIGKPLRWALMVVPEALVGRRVLQVRRRGKYLLIDLDRGLLLLHLGMSGSLRFDAALPPPGVHDHFDLVTELGTLRLNDPRRFGAVVYVEDEAAPWAIKLLGGLGMEPLGDAFDLDAFHAGLRKRKAAVKQVLLAGDVVVGVGNIYASEALFQAGIRPTLSAARISRPRAARLHAAVREILARAVEKGGSTLRDFSNVDGQNGYFQLEATVYGRAGEPCRVCATPIRLLRQGQRSTYYCPNCQK